TACCCGCCAGTATTTTTAAAATTTAAAAATTCGTGGTTTTATCCCGAATAATTGTTAGCGGGTAAACTAAATAAAAATCGCGGGTAACTTGTATATTGGCCGCTGTAACCTTCTACCTAAATCTTAAAAATGAAAAAACAATTTATTCTGGCAAGTTTATTTGCTTTGGGCAGCGCCGTTGTGAGCTGTAACCAGGGCACAAAAACCGAGTCTACTGAAACGCCTACTACCGAAACTGCCCCTGCGGGTGATTCCACGGCTACCACTAACACCTCGGGCGAGGCCGTAGATTTGTTCGATGGAAAATCTTTGGCCGGCTGGCATGGCTACAACAAAACCGGAGAAGTTAAAAATTGGACCGTAGAAGATGGTGCTTTGGTTTGCCTGGGTGCCGCCAAAGACGCCCACGGTGGCGACTTAGTGAGCGATAAACAATACAGCAATTTTGAGCTTACCTGGGAATGGAAAGTAGATAAAGGCAGCAATAGCGGGGTAATGTACCACGTAGTAGAAGATAAAAAATACCAGGCGCCTTACGAAACCGGCCCCGAATACCAGGTAATGGATGACATTGGATTTCCGGAGAAATTAGAAAACTGGCAACTGGCTGGTGCCGATTACGCGATGTTCCCGGCCAACGAAAAGAAAAAATTAAAGCCTGTGGGCGAGTGGAATACCAGCAAGATTATTTACAACAACGGCCACGTAGAACATTGGCTTAACGGCGAAAAAATTGTAGAATTTGACCGCAATAGCGAAGCCTGGAAAAAACAACGGGCCGAAGGCAAATGGAAAGATTATCCGGATTACGCCAAA
The sequence above is a segment of the Adhaeribacter swui genome. Coding sequences within it:
- a CDS encoding 3-keto-disaccharide hydrolase; the encoded protein is MKKQFILASLFALGSAVVSCNQGTKTESTETPTTETAPAGDSTATTNTSGEAVDLFDGKSLAGWHGYNKTGEVKNWTVEDGALVCLGAAKDAHGGDLVSDKQYSNFELTWEWKVDKGSNSGVMYHVVEDKKYQAPYETGPEYQVMDDIGFPEKLENWQLAGADYAMFPANEKKKLKPVGEWNTSKIIYNNGHVEHWLNGEKIVEFDRNSEAWKKQRAEGKWKDYPDYAKATTGYIALQDHGNKAYYRNMKIKEL